One window from the genome of Leptospira broomii serovar Hurstbridge str. 5399 encodes:
- a CDS encoding LA_0442/LA_0875 N-terminal domain-containing protein: MKEFSAKPPIGNLFPVIFTLIFVLSTSISAETILLKNGDKVYATVIDQSTDFVTILKETKRQAIPKSQILKIIFKDIKDEAELAKIIETEKKKLNKEGKKTEKEEQLDTILLEQMIKENSYKVVQKRLALIEKYLEEQDASWEEYITTKRSPWDPVWRSAVLPGWGLSHMKQNAYGKTYQMVFILSALAYFGFEKAAQDRSSKYDSKVNDILLKDPLIYAQINAALPASTAQLYIQQDQISKLQDLNKIKNQEHNYSSYSHNALSVGLGIYAIQLLHSYFAGKKWATHNYVETPSGEKVSAGINVKSVYIPMAAGGSLAGSEYRTDVRYVTLF, translated from the coding sequence ATGAAAGAATTTTCCGCAAAACCACCGATTGGAAATTTATTTCCGGTCATTTTCACGCTGATCTTCGTTCTATCCACCTCGATTTCAGCGGAAACCATCCTTTTGAAAAATGGAGATAAGGTGTACGCTACGGTGATCGATCAATCGACCGATTTTGTTACGATCTTGAAAGAAACAAAGCGTCAAGCGATTCCTAAGAGCCAAATTCTTAAAATTATCTTTAAAGATATTAAGGACGAGGCGGAACTAGCGAAAATCATAGAAACGGAAAAGAAGAAGCTGAACAAAGAAGGCAAAAAAACCGAGAAGGAAGAACAGCTAGATACGATACTGCTCGAACAGATGATCAAGGAAAACAGCTATAAAGTCGTACAAAAGCGTCTTGCTTTGATCGAAAAATATTTGGAAGAGCAGGACGCAAGTTGGGAAGAATATATTACGACGAAACGGAGTCCGTGGGATCCGGTTTGGAGATCGGCTGTTCTTCCGGGTTGGGGATTAAGCCACATGAAGCAAAATGCATATGGTAAAACCTACCAAATGGTCTTCATCCTTTCCGCATTGGCTTATTTCGGTTTTGAAAAAGCGGCGCAAGATAGGTCAAGTAAGTACGATAGTAAAGTAAACGATATCCTATTAAAAGATCCTCTAATATACGCGCAAATCAACGCTGCCCTACCCGCTTCGACGGCCCAGCTCTATATACAACAAGATCAGATTTCAAAACTTCAGGATTTGAATAAGATAAAAAACCAGGAACACAACTACTCTTCTTACAGCCATAACGCGTTAAGTGTAGGACTCGGAATTTACGCAATACAATTGTTACATAGTTATTTTGCCGGTAAGAAATGGGCCACCCATAATTATGTGGAAACGCCGTCGGGTGAAAAGGTATCCGCAGGAATAAACGTTAAAAGCGTATACATACCGATGGCGGCCGGAGGGAGTCTCGCCGGATCGGAATATAGAACCGACGTTCGTTACGTTACCTTATTCTAA
- a CDS encoding cysteine synthase A: MKITKGFPGTVGNTPLIRLNYYSDKTGCEILGKAEFLNPGGSVKDRAALYIVEDAEKKGLLKPGGTVVEGTAGNTGIGLTHICNAKGYKTLIIIPDTQSKEKIDLLKTLGAEVRTVPAVPYKDPGNYVKVSARIAEETPNAIWANQFDNVVNRMAHYQTTGPEIWEQTEGKIDVWVTSLGTGGTYAGTALYLKEKKTGLLSVAADPMGSAIYNFVKKGEVSSEGSSFTEGIGNGRITENMKDAPFDDAIQVTDGECLEVIYTLLKKDGLFLGGSSGINVGAAIKLAEKLGRGHTIVTILCDSGARYQSRLFDRDWLKTKGYSIPQI, encoded by the coding sequence ATGAAGATTACGAAAGGGTTTCCGGGAACGGTGGGGAATACTCCTCTTATTCGATTGAATTATTATTCTGATAAAACGGGCTGTGAAATTTTAGGTAAGGCCGAATTTCTAAACCCCGGAGGATCCGTTAAGGATCGAGCGGCCCTTTATATAGTGGAAGACGCGGAAAAGAAAGGGTTGTTGAAACCCGGCGGAACCGTAGTCGAGGGAACCGCCGGGAATACAGGAATCGGATTAACGCATATTTGTAATGCAAAAGGTTATAAAACCTTAATCATCATCCCCGACACTCAATCAAAAGAGAAAATCGACCTATTGAAAACTTTAGGTGCAGAAGTTAGAACGGTTCCTGCAGTACCTTACAAAGATCCCGGTAATTACGTGAAAGTATCGGCTCGTATTGCCGAGGAAACCCCGAACGCGATATGGGCCAATCAGTTCGATAACGTAGTCAATCGCATGGCACATTATCAGACGACAGGTCCGGAAATTTGGGAGCAAACTGAAGGTAAAATCGACGTATGGGTAACTTCCTTAGGAACCGGAGGTACGTATGCGGGGACGGCGCTCTATTTAAAGGAAAAGAAAACGGGTCTACTTTCCGTAGCTGCGGACCCGATGGGTTCAGCAATTTATAATTTTGTTAAGAAAGGAGAAGTCAGTTCCGAAGGGAGTTCGTTTACGGAAGGAATCGGCAACGGACGTATTACCGAGAATATGAAAGATGCTCCGTTTGACGATGCGATTCAAGTTACCGACGGCGAATGTTTGGAAGTCATTTATACTCTACTGAAAAAAGACGGACTATTTTTGGGCGGCTCTTCGGGGATTAACGTCGGGGCGGCTATAAAGTTGGCGGAGAAATTAGGTCGCGGGCATACGATCGTTACGATACTTTGCGATAGCGGTGCAAGATACCAATCTCGTCTTTTCGATCGAGACTGGTTAAAAACAAAGGGTTATTCTATTCCTCAGATTTAG
- a CDS encoding class I fructose-bisphosphate aldolase codes for MLDKIKNALGGEADFLLNHISKTIPKETLTIPGPSYVDDIFSKTDRNNSVLKNFQSIYNTGRLAGTGYLSILPVDQGIEHSAGASFAKNPAYFDPENIVKLAIEGGCNAVASTLGVLGLVSRKYAHKIPFVVKINHNELLSYPNKFDQILFANVEQAFDMGAAAVGATIYYGSDESSRQIQEVSEAFHRAHELGLVTILWAYLRNDAFKTDKTDYHVSTDLTGQANHLAATIEADIVKQKLPETNAGGFKDLKFGKKDDKMYTDLSSEHPIDMARYQVANCYMGKIGLINSGGPSGSNDLGDAVKAAVINKRAGGMGLISGRKAFQKPMKDGVALLNAIQDVYLSKDVTIA; via the coding sequence ATGTTAGACAAAATCAAGAACGCACTCGGCGGAGAAGCGGATTTCCTATTGAATCACATATCTAAAACGATTCCGAAGGAGACTCTCACTATTCCGGGTCCTTCGTATGTCGATGATATCTTTTCTAAAACCGACAGGAACAATTCAGTTCTAAAAAATTTCCAATCTATTTACAATACGGGGCGTTTAGCCGGAACCGGCTATCTTTCGATTCTTCCGGTCGATCAAGGCATCGAACATAGTGCAGGCGCCTCGTTTGCCAAAAATCCAGCTTATTTTGATCCTGAAAATATCGTAAAGCTCGCGATTGAAGGCGGTTGCAATGCGGTGGCTTCCACACTCGGGGTGTTAGGTCTAGTTTCCCGTAAATACGCGCATAAAATCCCGTTTGTAGTAAAAATCAATCACAACGAACTCCTAAGTTATCCGAACAAATTCGATCAGATCTTATTCGCGAATGTGGAGCAGGCTTTTGATATGGGAGCCGCCGCCGTAGGCGCTACGATTTATTACGGTTCCGACGAGAGTTCTCGCCAAATTCAGGAAGTCTCGGAAGCGTTTCATAGAGCTCACGAACTCGGTTTAGTTACGATCCTTTGGGCATATCTTAGAAACGACGCGTTTAAGACCGATAAAACGGATTATCATGTTTCGACGGATTTAACGGGACAGGCCAATCATCTTGCCGCGACCATCGAGGCGGATATCGTAAAACAAAAACTGCCTGAAACGAATGCAGGAGGCTTTAAGGATCTTAAGTTCGGCAAGAAGGACGATAAAATGTATACCGATCTTAGCTCCGAACATCCGATCGATATGGCGCGTTATCAAGTAGCGAATTGTTATATGGGAAAGATAGGTTTAATCAATTCCGGCGGGCCTTCCGGATCGAACGACCTTGGCGACGCTGTGAAAGCTGCCGTCATTAATAAACGCGCAGGCGGCATGGGATTGATTTCCGGACGGAAGGCATTCCAAAAGCCGATGAAAGACGGAGTTGCGTTGTTGAACGCGATTCAAGACGTATACCTTTCGAAAGACGTAACGATCGCGTAA
- a CDS encoding ATP-binding response regulator, producing MSSTSSEQPNILIVEDEWLLSFNLQKTLQNLGYRIAGVAANGQDAQTIFQETDPDLVLMDISIEGDMDGIQTAQSIQRIKDVPIVFMTAYTDDSTFMRAMDSASTYAYITKPFQNHQLKSSIEIALRQQKRFGQVKESGNEYRNVIQSISEGAVSLDGEGKVIFLNHAGEELTGWRLADAMGQPGDRVLSFIQTQFGDLEEDNTDLGNNLRYIPAVLARRDGKKIRVGFRVSPIRDEDGRIIGSIVTFSELSLLTISEQRISEMEKVIQSEMRLDSIQKLAAGIAHEINNPLMGIINYGNIIRNHRSAEPDVRNYARVIIEQGERISGIVRNLILFSKSDNEEATWVRFEEIVSAVEGMISALLRSKNLELIKDIPQELPELFLKQSQIKEVLYYLLYYYAAAMASQGGGIRLTAKFIKGSDAGKPEETNLEIRVSGSLSLEIDPDNAFQPFERIQSDDTRVGMGLSVCYGIIQSNRGKLLVRKSSSGTDFFVKLPVKFR from the coding sequence ATGAGCTCAACTTCTTCTGAGCAACCGAATATCTTAATCGTTGAAGACGAATGGTTGCTTTCGTTTAATCTTCAAAAAACTCTTCAAAATTTGGGATACCGGATTGCCGGCGTAGCTGCGAACGGACAAGATGCGCAGACGATCTTTCAAGAAACCGATCCCGATCTTGTACTTATGGATATCTCCATAGAAGGAGATATGGACGGGATTCAAACTGCACAAAGTATTCAAAGAATCAAGGATGTGCCGATCGTCTTTATGACTGCATACACGGACGATTCCACATTTATGCGTGCGATGGATTCCGCCTCCACGTACGCGTACATTACCAAGCCGTTTCAGAATCACCAATTAAAGTCCTCGATCGAGATCGCGCTCCGTCAGCAAAAAAGATTCGGGCAAGTTAAGGAAAGCGGGAACGAATATAGGAACGTTATTCAAAGCATTTCGGAAGGCGCGGTTTCGCTCGATGGAGAAGGAAAAGTAATTTTCTTAAATCACGCCGGAGAAGAGTTAACCGGGTGGAGATTGGCGGATGCGATGGGCCAACCTGGGGATAGGGTCCTCTCTTTTATTCAAACTCAGTTCGGTGATTTAGAAGAAGATAATACGGATTTGGGGAATAATTTGCGTTATATCCCGGCGGTGCTTGCGCGTCGAGACGGGAAAAAAATTCGAGTCGGATTTAGGGTATCTCCGATTCGGGACGAAGACGGTCGCATCATAGGAAGCATCGTTACTTTCTCGGAACTTTCTTTGCTCACCATTTCCGAGCAGAGAATCTCCGAAATGGAAAAAGTCATTCAGTCCGAAATGAGATTGGATTCCATCCAAAAACTGGCCGCCGGTATCGCCCACGAAATTAATAATCCCTTAATGGGAATTATTAATTACGGAAATATTATACGAAATCATCGCAGCGCCGAACCCGATGTAAGAAACTATGCCCGCGTTATCATAGAGCAGGGTGAAAGAATTTCGGGAATCGTTCGAAATCTCATTCTATTTTCCAAATCCGATAACGAGGAAGCGACTTGGGTTCGTTTCGAGGAAATTGTTTCGGCTGTGGAGGGAATGATTTCCGCGTTGCTACGTTCGAAGAATTTGGAGCTGATCAAAGATATTCCCCAGGAACTACCGGAATTATTTTTGAAGCAAAGTCAAATTAAGGAAGTTCTATATTATTTACTCTATTATTATGCGGCCGCGATGGCTTCTCAAGGCGGTGGTATCAGGCTGACCGCAAAATTCATTAAAGGTAGCGATGCAGGGAAGCCGGAAGAAACGAATTTGGAAATTCGAGTATCCGGTTCCTTATCATTGGAAATCGATCCAGATAATGCGTTTCAACCTTTTGAAAGAATCCAGTCGGACGATACTAGAGTGGGGATGGGTCTCTCAGTTTGTTATGGAATCATCCAGTCCAACCGGGGCAAGCTCCTCGTTCGCAAATCTTCTTCGGGAACCGATTTCTTTGTCAAATTACCCGTAAAATTCAGGTAG
- a CDS encoding CBS domain-containing protein: MLVKEILEKKDRKILSVEPQTTVWEAIRFMTKYDIGSVIVLNAGKLAGIFTERDLLHFASTDREKVFDKTVAEVMSTQLTTMTPGDQVDEVLAIMLKKRIRHMPILDGNRLMGIISIGDAVKAKIEKTEEENKNLKRYIYSESGFI, translated from the coding sequence ATGCTGGTTAAGGAAATCTTGGAAAAGAAGGACCGGAAGATACTTTCGGTAGAACCCCAAACGACTGTTTGGGAGGCGATTCGCTTCATGACCAAGTACGATATTGGTTCTGTAATCGTTTTGAACGCGGGGAAGTTGGCGGGAATCTTTACGGAACGCGATTTGCTCCACTTTGCATCCACTGATCGGGAAAAAGTCTTTGATAAAACCGTTGCGGAAGTAATGTCAACTCAGTTGACTACGATGACTCCGGGGGACCAAGTGGACGAAGTCTTAGCAATTATGCTAAAAAAAAGAATCCGTCACATGCCGATTCTGGACGGGAACCGGCTTATGGGCATTATTTCCATCGGAGATGCGGTTAAAGCCAAAATTGAAAAAACGGAAGAGGAAAATAAAAATCTGAAACGTTATATTTACAGTGAATCCGGCTTTATTTGA
- a CDS encoding LIC_12238 family plasminogen-binding lipoprotein produces the protein MKKSRFFFPLFLAFFMASCLGMKGEFGWAILDEEQLDFLEKRMTNISEFTLTRDKLAFPNDKTLAYIYKFSRLPNPEAETYVSLSRFQLGFNEIEVSRKRPDLSTSTIRGSFRDLPTGKYLLKVSYDEDVIDSVEFRIVSPEGTAEEDEDGSSNSDDIEKYSKTRNGKD, from the coding sequence ATGAAGAAATCTCGGTTCTTCTTCCCCCTATTCCTTGCATTCTTTATGGCTTCCTGTCTCGGAATGAAGGGAGAATTCGGTTGGGCCATTTTGGATGAGGAACAATTGGATTTTCTCGAAAAACGGATGACCAACATAAGTGAATTCACTCTAACTCGAGATAAGTTGGCTTTTCCGAATGATAAAACATTAGCGTATATTTATAAATTCTCCCGCCTCCCGAACCCCGAGGCCGAAACCTATGTCAGTCTAAGTCGGTTTCAATTAGGATTTAATGAAATAGAAGTCAGTCGAAAACGTCCGGATCTATCCACATCGACGATTCGAGGAAGCTTTCGCGATTTACCTACCGGAAAATATCTACTTAAAGTTTCGTATGATGAAGATGTGATCGATAGCGTAGAATTTAGGATCGTTTCGCCCGAAGGAACTGCGGAAGAGGATGAGGACGGTTCGTCCAACTCGGATGATATAGAAAAATATTCTAAGACAAGAAACGGTAAAGATTAA
- a CDS encoding chemotaxis protein CheW, translating to MSDEIEHQYILFSLGEEEYAIPISWVDEIIKIHNLVRVPRSKNYFAGIMDIRGKVVKMVDLGVKLNIPREHQSEYDRAIVVKIGGESVGIIVDKVANVALFPPETINPPPPSVKGISSRYITGVGKKDDRFIILIDIEKILGSEELSELGSAAK from the coding sequence ATGTCCGACGAAATCGAACACCAATACATTCTGTTTAGTTTAGGCGAAGAGGAATATGCGATTCCGATTTCCTGGGTAGACGAGATCATAAAAATTCACAATTTAGTACGTGTACCTCGTTCTAAAAATTACTTTGCCGGGATCATGGATATTCGGGGCAAAGTCGTAAAAATGGTCGACCTCGGAGTAAAATTAAATATTCCGAGGGAGCACCAATCCGAATACGATCGCGCTATCGTAGTAAAAATCGGCGGCGAATCGGTAGGAATTATCGTAGATAAGGTCGCAAACGTAGCCTTATTTCCTCCGGAAACGATCAATCCTCCTCCGCCTTCGGTTAAAGGAATTTCCTCTCGATATATTACCGGTGTCGGTAAAAAAGATGATAGATTTATTATATTGATAGATATCGAGAAGATCCTAGGTTCCGAAGAGTTATCGGAGTTAGGTTCCGCGGCAAAATGA
- a CDS encoding mannose-1-phosphate guanylyltransferase: MSQEKPVVLIMAGGKGERFWPRSRISTPKQLQKVYSKNTLLKETLNRALSITSLDRIFIGTNPTLKKAILAQERNFPEKNFIIEPEGKNTAPIIALASLYFREMFGDPVQVVLSADAWVSSDREFTKTIQKAIHETKDHLVLLGIKPNRPEVGYGYISSGKPTKHGFEVKAFFEKPDTKTALKYIKKSNFYWNPGIFIWKTSLILEEFSSLAPRILKPLQDRFPFKKAGELGEAFRLLPSEPVDIAIMEKSSKIRMVEASFGWDDVGSWLSLERVLPGDSQGNRHIGKDILFFKSSNNVTQTRKEFTALLGVQNLVVVEEEDVLFIASKEGIGEIKTLVAEIRKNKGLQKYTE, translated from the coding sequence ATGAGTCAGGAAAAACCCGTAGTTTTAATTATGGCAGGCGGAAAAGGGGAGAGGTTTTGGCCTCGCTCCCGAATTTCCACGCCGAAGCAGCTTCAAAAAGTCTATTCTAAAAATACCTTACTTAAGGAAACCTTAAATCGTGCTTTAAGCATCACTAGTTTAGATCGGATATTCATCGGAACCAATCCTACCTTAAAGAAAGCGATCCTGGCTCAGGAACGAAATTTTCCTGAAAAGAATTTCATAATCGAACCTGAAGGCAAAAATACTGCGCCGATCATCGCCTTGGCTTCTCTTTACTTTAGGGAAATGTTCGGCGATCCGGTTCAAGTAGTTCTTTCCGCTGATGCCTGGGTCAGTTCCGATAGGGAATTTACCAAAACGATTCAGAAGGCGATTCATGAAACCAAAGACCATTTGGTCCTACTCGGAATCAAACCGAATCGCCCGGAAGTCGGATATGGTTATATCTCTTCCGGTAAGCCTACTAAGCACGGATTCGAAGTGAAGGCATTCTTTGAGAAGCCTGATACGAAGACCGCATTAAAGTACATTAAGAAATCGAATTTCTATTGGAATCCCGGAATTTTTATATGGAAAACAAGTTTGATTTTAGAGGAGTTTTCTTCTTTAGCTCCTAGAATTTTAAAACCGCTTCAAGATCGTTTTCCCTTTAAGAAAGCCGGAGAGTTGGGCGAGGCGTTCAGATTACTTCCGTCGGAACCCGTCGATATCGCCATAATGGAAAAGAGTTCGAAGATTCGGATGGTGGAAGCTAGTTTCGGTTGGGATGATGTGGGCTCTTGGCTTTCGCTGGAGAGAGTGCTTCCGGGTGACTCGCAAGGAAATCGGCATATCGGAAAGGATATTCTATTTTTCAAATCTTCCAATAACGTAACTCAAACTCGAAAAGAGTTCACTGCCTTACTCGGAGTTCAAAATTTAGTCGTAGTGGAAGAAGAAGACGTACTATTCATCGCTTCTAAAGAAGGTATCGGAGAAATCAAAACACTAGTGGCCGAGATCCGTAAAAATAAAGGTTTACAAAAGTATACCGAATAA
- the hfq gene encoding RNA chaperone Hfq has protein sequence MSAKNNIQDQLLNTARKEKLELTIYLLNGVPLKGKVVSFDNFTIILEQENKQSLVYKHAISTIIPSKVIKLYTEEAAKETPSA, from the coding sequence ATGTCTGCTAAAAACAATATCCAGGACCAACTCCTTAACACTGCAAGGAAGGAAAAATTGGAACTCACAATCTACCTTCTGAATGGAGTTCCTTTAAAAGGAAAGGTTGTAAGCTTCGACAATTTTACAATCATCCTGGAGCAGGAAAATAAGCAGAGTTTAGTTTACAAACATGCGATTTCTACCATCATTCCTTCCAAAGTGATCAAACTATATACCGAAGAAGCGGCGAAGGAAACTCCTTCTGCCTAG
- the miaA gene encoding tRNA (adenosine(37)-N6)-dimethylallyltransferase MiaA, with protein MILAAPTGAGKTALVSALDPSRFEILSFDSRQIYKELPIGTASPSQQDLDRIPHHLTNLISPAETIDAAKYTIFAEIALDIVLSKGKIPVLTAGTGFYLNAFLFGMYDVPNISPEVRARVESIPMQEKTKLLRELDPIALERIFPNDDYRYGRALEVNLMGVRWSELKIKEGSGALHTRNLNILRGYFLDLDRKELYLRIDERARKMISEGMAEEAKRVADKYGESCPGLSSLGYNFALENIKGKSNLETFLGNLSQSHRNYAKRQITWFRKQAFLTPVKPSEAYKNIQNI; from the coding sequence ATAATCCTGGCCGCGCCGACTGGCGCGGGTAAGACGGCTCTGGTCTCGGCATTGGACCCTTCTCGCTTTGAGATTCTTTCCTTTGATTCCCGGCAAATCTATAAAGAACTCCCTATTGGAACAGCTTCTCCATCCCAGCAGGATCTAGATAGAATTCCTCATCACTTAACGAATTTGATATCCCCCGCTGAGACGATCGATGCGGCTAAATATACGATCTTTGCGGAGATTGCATTGGATATCGTCCTCTCGAAAGGAAAGATTCCTGTACTGACTGCAGGTACGGGATTTTATTTGAATGCTTTTCTATTTGGAATGTACGATGTTCCGAATATTAGTCCTGAAGTTCGCGCCCGTGTAGAATCAATTCCTATGCAGGAAAAAACGAAATTGCTCCGCGAATTAGACCCGATCGCGCTAGAAAGAATATTCCCAAATGATGATTATCGATACGGCAGAGCGCTGGAAGTTAATTTAATGGGAGTTCGTTGGTCCGAATTAAAAATCAAAGAGGGATCAGGCGCCTTACATACTAGAAATTTGAATATTCTCCGAGGTTATTTTTTGGATTTAGATCGTAAGGAATTGTATCTTAGGATCGACGAAAGGGCCCGGAAAATGATCTCGGAGGGAATGGCGGAGGAAGCGAAAAGAGTCGCCGACAAATACGGCGAGAGTTGTCCCGGGCTCTCGTCGCTTGGTTATAATTTCGCGCTTGAAAATATTAAAGGAAAGTCCAATCTTGAGACATTCTTAGGGAATTTAAGCCAATCCCACAGAAATTACGCCAAACGACAAATCACTTGGTTCAGGAAGCAAGCCTTCTTGACTCCCGTGAAACCAAGTGAAGCGTATAAAAATATACAAAATATATAA
- a CDS encoding TIGR02300 family protein: MATAKKTAKKKVAPKKKVPVKKPAPKKKVAAKKKEIAVSAKPAVSSSSFAKRSFAGSKVSANPLGKKFTCHTCGTKFYDLNKEDKICPKCGADQNKRPVVKSRAAARPRIEEEEFLEDAIVEDDAEVGFEDEEAIVEEPLEEEEDEEEEEE, from the coding sequence ATGGCAACCGCTAAGAAAACGGCTAAGAAAAAAGTGGCCCCTAAGAAGAAAGTTCCGGTAAAAAAACCGGCTCCGAAAAAGAAGGTCGCAGCAAAAAAGAAGGAAATCGCAGTTTCTGCAAAGCCTGCCGTATCATCCTCATCGTTCGCAAAGAGATCTTTTGCAGGAAGTAAAGTTTCCGCAAATCCATTGGGTAAAAAGTTCACCTGTCACACTTGTGGAACTAAATTTTACGATTTAAATAAAGAAGATAAGATCTGTCCGAAATGCGGTGCCGATCAAAATAAACGACCTGTAGTCAAAAGTCGAGCTGCGGCTCGCCCCCGTATCGAAGAGGAGGAATTTCTCGAAGATGCGATTGTGGAAGATGATGCAGAAGTCGGTTTCGAAGACGAAGAAGCCATCGTGGAAGAACCTCTGGAAGAAGAGGAGGACGAAGAAGAGGAGGAGGAATAA
- a CDS encoding pyridoxine 5'-phosphate synthase, whose protein sequence is MTKLSVNVNKVATLRNSRGGNHPDILHISRLILDAGAEGITVHPREDERHIRKSDVFLLKNFLISYNQSKNRKIEYNIEGEPSPRFLDLVLEAKPDQVTLVPVTPGEITSDHGFDLRKDGDLLRTYIRKFHDAEIRVSLFVETNLENLKYVFETGADRVEFYTGPFAMAFDSSREEGEKSFQVYRSAAETLLATGIGINAGHDLDQFNLLLFSKLPGLLEVSIGHRLISYALEVGITESVRAYLRALSPNP, encoded by the coding sequence ATGACCAAGCTGAGCGTGAACGTAAATAAAGTCGCAACCCTTCGCAATTCTCGCGGAGGAAACCATCCTGATATTTTGCATATTTCTAGATTGATTCTAGACGCGGGAGCTGAAGGGATTACGGTTCATCCCAGAGAAGACGAAAGGCATATCCGCAAATCGGATGTGTTTTTGCTTAAAAATTTCTTAATTTCGTATAATCAATCTAAGAACAGAAAAATAGAATATAATATAGAAGGAGAGCCGTCTCCACGATTCTTGGATTTAGTCTTGGAGGCCAAACCGGATCAGGTCACGTTAGTGCCTGTTACTCCGGGAGAGATCACGTCTGACCACGGTTTCGATCTCAGAAAAGACGGGGATCTCTTACGGACCTATATTCGGAAATTTCACGATGCGGAAATTCGAGTTTCCTTGTTTGTGGAGACGAATCTGGAAAATTTAAAGTACGTTTTCGAAACCGGTGCGGACCGAGTGGAATTTTATACCGGCCCTTTCGCAATGGCATTCGATTCTTCTCGGGAAGAAGGGGAAAAATCCTTCCAAGTCTATCGATCTGCTGCCGAAACACTCCTGGCTACCGGAATAGGAATCAACGCCGGCCACGATTTGGATCAATTTAATCTGCTGCTTTTTTCCAAACTGCCCGGTCTTTTGGAAGTTTCCATAGGGCACCGGTTGATTTCCTACGCCCTGGAAGTGGGAATCACTGAGTCTGTACGGGCCTATCTGAGAGCTCTTTCGCCAAATCCTTAA